Proteins from a single region of Vanessa cardui chromosome 13, ilVanCard2.1, whole genome shotgun sequence:
- the LOC124534546 gene encoding zinc finger protein basonuclin-2: MIQETQSGSAERWSGCGPEHNLALQQILKLQEARALHKTSLLPIYKKNGLPSPPKVSHDYEQIKDKNMENNEELKAIDQLKLEAEFKRLMESSGKDVRNDESFKYFQHIMDAKNSFDYLKAAQEKEARNHYFDKDLSVKTEKLSPNYNRYSPEQTHSPQRTSSAEASPNHSVHLSTSSSPLSTTSPVNSSPLNYLQNMQPFDFRKHKISENHTKDENRKRSYDMTSAEKAAMDAMRNQFFNFQLPNNMPIPPISLPSSFSHPAAMVAALSQNPMGLASLQALLPQISGKPSEPTDNRMNNAMSKTRSESLRSEDDNVLNLSKDAYVEAAQKTRDMMLGKCISPPKRQWGASQMPLNLGTHFINPATGKKRVQCNVCLKTFCDKGALKIHFSAVHLREMHKCTVEGCSMMFSSRRSRNRHSANPNPKLHSPHLRRKISPHDGRSAQSHPVLIPPPGAGLNMPPVISSMHPFGSYPLLNPSQNMRSYASNIPLDYKNGLNFSPTIDQAHHLRRESSSVENKDHEGQGESDEDDGIVVVAGDDDDDDNDQVETSDYYSNLNKSTGSADESETEYDQRSVSDNNENSDTVKDVASPEVIKRKRKNLNPTRLKNNYVIDSNDFETKNDDQNQDEDRALNLKRVKCEETDVENSKYSVPYDKVENLKIKQEPQPIKQEATDINYCAQDLRVKEEPADKLDTNKTNEIFNQSSDHFSSENSLKRLESLSKGDFPHIPKKVETHHPSGPFNPSVNEGIDYSDRSPSSSVSSYEYASDDNQGQIYGHFDNGFFVVTTDVPVDMDNPLKCKVCEKFFQNMYILKTHYQNAHLKVMYKCNTDGCRAAFNTRRSRDRHSANTNLHRRILVEDLRIYNDLRLLDKIKEQIEQISKLNEDERAVPYIESQKYYRARDSEKLKSHLGQVPFSAPYPPLPLPESYLNGRDMFSQHPFLFTPFGMLPNFPPLPFGFLPPSLNSFGCQNYSPPLAQKVNYCVEDEAPRPNKDGFYSCRGCRECFKDLSSLKMHCESVHVQLLHRCSVSGCNAAFFSRTKRNIHSEAHVNRRQNGRVQTSLS; this comes from the coding sequence GAAACGCAATCGGGCAGCGCGGAAAGATGGAGTGGATGCGGTCCAGAGCACAACTTGGCGCTCCAACAAATTCTCAAACTACAGGAGGCCAGAGCTCTTCACAAAACTTCTCTTCTACCGATTTACAAGAAAAACGGTCTTCCATCACCTCCGAAAGTCAGCCACGACTACGAACAaatcaaagataaaaatatgGAAAACAACGAGGAACTAAAAGCCATCGATCAATTAAAACTTGAAGCTGAATTTAAAAGACTCATGGAAAGTTCAGGCAAAGATGTCAGAAATGATGAATCTTTCAAATATTTCCAACATATTATGGACGCTAAAAACAGTTTCGATTATTTAAAAGCTGCTCAAGAGAAGGAAGCTAGAAATCATTATTTTGATAAGGATTTGAGTGTTAAGACAGAAAAACTATCACCCAACTATAACCGATATTCACCCGAGCAAACGCACTCACCGCAAAGAACCTCATCTGCGGAAGCTTCCCCAAACCATAGTGTCCATCTCTCTACCTCATCTAGTCCTCTCTCAACTACTAGTCCTGTTAATTCATCACCCttaaactatttacaaaatatgcAACCATTCGATTTTAGAAAACACAAAATCAGTGAAAATCATACTAAAGATGAAAATAGAAAACGTAGTTATGATATGACTTCAGCGGAGAAAGCAGCAATGGATGCGATGCGaaatcaattttttaatttccaattaCCAAACAATATGCCTATTCCACCTATTTCATTACCTTCTTCATTTTCACACCCGGCAGCAATGGTTGCTGCTTTAAGCCAAAATCCAATGGGGTTGGCATCATTACAAGCACTTCTTCCACAAATATCAGGCAAGCCTTCAGAACCAACCGATAATAGAATGAACAATGCAATGAGTAAAACGAGATCTGAAAGCTTACGAAGTGAAGATGACAATGTCCTTAACTTAAGTAAAGATGCCTACGTGGAAGCTGCACAAAAAACAAGAGATATGATGTTGGGTAAATGCATAAGCCCACCGAAGAGACAATGGGGTGCATCTCAGATGCCATTAAATTTAGGCACACATTTTATAAACCCCGCTACCGGTAAAAAACGAGTTCAATGCAACGTGTGCCTTAAAACGTTTTGTGATAAAGGTgctttaaaaattcatttttcgGCGGTACATCTAAGGGAAATGCACAAATGTACAGTTGAAGGTTGTAGTATGATGTTTAGTTCTAGAAGGTCGAGGAACAGACACAGTGCCAACCCAAACCCAAAATTGCATTCGCCTCATTTAAGAAGGAAGATCTCGCCACACGATGGAAGAAGTGCTCAGTCACACCCTGTATTAATTCCACCACCTGGGGCAGGCTTAAACATGCCACCAGTAATAAGTTCCATGCATCCATTTGGATCATACCCTCTGCTAAATCCATCTCAAAATATGAGATCATACGCATCAAACATACCCTTAGATTATAAAAATGGCCTTAATTTCTCGCCTACAATTGATCAGGCTCATCATTTACGACGTGAATCTAGTTCCGTAGAAAATAAAGATCATGAAGGACAAGGGGAATCTGATGAAGATGATGGTATTGTTGTTGTCGCCGGTGACGATGACGATGACGACAATGATCAGGTTGAGACCAGTGATTACTATTCTAATCTCAATAAGTCAACTGGGTCCGCAGATGAATCAGAAACAGAATATGACCAAAGAAGCGTAAgtgataataatgaaaattcagATACAGTTAAAGACGTTGCAAGTCCTGAAGTAATAAAACGGAAACGTAAAAATCTTAATCCTACtagacttaaaaataattatgtaattgatAGCAATGACTTTGAAACCAAGAACGATGATCAAAACCAAGACGAAGACAgagctttaaatttaaagagaGTCAAGTGTGAGGAAACTGACGTTGAAAATAGCAAATATTCGGTTCCTTATGATAAAGTTGAAAATCTTAAGATAAAACAAGAACCTCAACCAATAAAACAGGAGGCAACTGACATAAATTATTGTGCCCAAGATTTACGAGTTAAAGAAGAACCCGCTGATAAATTGGATactaataaaacaaacgaaataTTTAACCAGAGCAGTGATCACTTCTCTTCTGAAAATTCTTTGAAAAGACTAGAAAGCTTATCGAAAGGAGACTTTCCTCACATTCCAAAGAAAGTCGAAACACACCACCCTTCGGGTCCTTTTAATCCAAGCGTGAACGAAGGTATTGACTATTCAGATAGATCTCCTTCGTCGTCAGTTTCAAGCTATGAATATGCATCAGATGACAACCAAGGTCAAATCTATGGCCACTTCGACAACGGCTTCTTTGTAGTTACTACAGATGTTCCAGTAGATATGGATAATCCTCTTAAATGTAAAGTTTGTGAAAAGTTTTTTCAAAACATGTATATTCTAAAGACACACTACCAAAATGCACATTTAAAAGTGATGTACAAATGTAACACAGATGGTTGTAGAGCAGCTTTCAATACACGGCGCAGCAGAGATCGTCACAGCGCAAACACTAACTTGCATAGGCGAATACTAGTCGAAGACTTGAGAATATATAACGATCTGCGTttgttagataaaataaaagaacaaataGAGCAGATTTCAAAATTAAACGAAGACGAAAGAGCCGTTCCTTACATCGAGTCACAGAAGTATTATCGTGCCCGAGatagtgaaaaattaaaaagtcatttaGGGCAAGTGCCTTTCAGTGCTCCATACCCACCTCTTCCTCTGCCGGAATCCTATTTAAATGGACGTGATATGTTTAGTCAGCATCCTTTCTTATTCACTCCGTTTGGTATGCTCCCAAATTTTCCACCTTTACCATTCGGATTTCTGCCACCCAGTCTTAATAGTTTTGGTTGTCAAAATTACTCACCGCCTTTGGCTCAAAAAGTCAACTACTGCGTCGAAGATGAGGCGCCAAGACCAAACAAAGATGGTTTCTATTCGTGCCGAGGTTGTAGGGAGTGTTTCAAGGACTTGTCTAGTCTGAAGATGCATTGTGAAAGTGTTCATGTACAATTATTGCATCGGTGTTCAGTGAGCGGATGCAACGCTGCATTCTTCTCAAGGACTAAGAGAAATATCCACAGCGAAGCACATGTTAATCGACGTCAAAATGGCAGGGTCCAAACGAGTCTATCGTGA